The following proteins come from a genomic window of Pichia kudriavzevii chromosome 1, complete sequence:
- a CDS encoding uncharacterized protein (PKUD0A02850; similar to Saccharomyces cerevisiae YFR005C (SAD1); ancestral locus Anc_8.97), with product MKWQNLFSQLGNQISFLYLSRYGVHFLIVMFCKNACHTNSNRKTQGKMSCSKRPLEDDFLKGEKRAKRGTESDDEFADLEDEVMFKSNELETTNSDMYLDSINRKILNFELPFECSSTLATTNVFVCLVCGKYLQGSSTSSPAYLHSVDSDHHIFISLESLKFILLPEQKVLSKERESELKDIQLLIDPKFDERMVEKFDKEPMQVETYLREQYTVGYIPILNKLSDLGLKVDNTAVSDNALFYALSHLSKFRDFFINYNYSDTAPLSNQVSRLIRNIWSPYLFRGFTSSYAIENYLSTCKIPPRIRSDLKLFYMWITNTLIKENKSLKPIFTGKLTADSVDKKNLTTFLTLTLSMPQQSVFKDGTSSSIEQHDIETLITQRNFHIKKAPEILTIYIDRTNHMRIEGIDQELNMSIVKFDPDLLEVNNTFKYRLIGNITYENKVQILNKSQSKWMEFDGVSVKEVEKELLFINNCKLQFWELLI from the coding sequence ATGAAATGGCAAAATCTTTTTTCCCAATTAGGCAAccaaatttcttttctttaccTCTCACGATATGGTGTTCACTTTTTGATAGTAATGTTTTGTAAAAATGCTTGCCATACCAATTCCAACCGAAAAACACAGGGAAAAATGTCTTGTAGTAAAAGGCCGTTAGAAGATGATTTTTTaaagggagaaaaaagGGCAAAGAGAGGCACTGAAAgcgatgatgaatttgcaGATTTGGAAGATGAGGTTATGTTCAAGTCCAATGAACTGGAAACTACAAACAGTGATATGTACTTGGATTCAATTAATAGGaaaattctcaattttgAGTTGCCATTTGAGTGTAGTAGTACTTTGGCTACTACAAATGTTTTTGTGTGCCTTGTCTGTGGCAAATATCTACAGGGATCGTCAACATCATCACCTGCATACTTGCATTCAGTGGATAGTGATCatcatatatttataaGTCTTGAAAGCTTGAAGTTTATTTTGCTACCTGAGCAAAAGGTACTTTCTAAAGAAAGGGAATCAGAGTTGAAAGATATACAGCTTCTTATTGATCCCAAGTTTGATGAACGAATGGTCGAAAAGTTCGATAAGGAACCAATGCAAGTTGAAACATATTTACGTGAGCAGTATACAGTCGGCTACATACCCATCTTGAATAAACTATCAGATTTAGGTTTGAAGGTGGATAATACAGCAGTAAGCGACAATGCCTTGTTCTACGCTCTCTCTCACTTATCAAAGTTCAgagatttttttatcaattataACTATTCGGATACGGCACCATTGAGTAACCAAGTGTCCCGGTTGATTAGAAATATATGGTCTCCTTATTTATTTAGGGGATTCACATCTTCCTATGCGATTGAGAATTACCTTTCCACTTGTAAGATACCACCTAGGATACGAAGTGATTTAAAACTGTTTTACATGTGGATAACGAACACATTAATtaaggaaaataaaagtCTCAAACCAATATTCACGGGTAAATTAACAGCTGATTCTGTTGACAAAAAGAACTTGACCACATTCCTGACCTTGACTCTTTCAATGCCTCAACAGTCGGTTTTCAAGGATGGCacttcatcatcaattgagcaacatgatattgaaactttaATAACCCAGAGAAATTTCCATATTAAGAAGGCACCGGAAATTTTAACCATATACATTGACAGGACAAACCATATGAGAATCGAAGGAATAGATCAAGAATTAAATATGAGTATTGTGAAATTTGACCCCGATTTACTCGAAGTTAACAATACATTCAAATATAGACTAATAGGGAATATCACTTATGAGAATAAGGTGCAGATATTGAATAAATCACAATCAAAATGGATGGAATTTGATGGTGTCTCTGTGaaggaagttgaaaaagaatTACTTTTTATAAACAATTGTAAATTACAATTCTGGGAATTACTTATATAG